The following are encoded together in the Ranitomeya imitator isolate aRanImi1 chromosome 4, aRanImi1.pri, whole genome shotgun sequence genome:
- the LOC138675000 gene encoding histone H4: MSGRGKGGKGLGKGGAKRHRKVLRDNIQGITKPAIRRLARRGGVKRISGLIYEETRGVLKVFLENVIRDAVTYTEHAKRKTVTAMDVVYALKRQGRTLYGFGG, encoded by the coding sequence ATGTCTGGTCGCGGTAAAGGAGGGAAAGGTCTCGGGAAAGGCGGCGCCAAGCGGCACAGGAAGGTTCTCCGGgataacatccagggcatcaccaagcctgccatccgccgtctcgctcgcagaggaggcgtcaagcgcatctccggcctcatctatgaggagactcgcggcgtcctgaaagtcttcctggagaacgtgatccgtgacgccgtcacctacaccgagcacgccaagaggaagaccgtcaccgccatggacgtggtgtacgcgctgaagcgccagggccgcactctctacggcttcggaggttaa
- the LOC138674990 gene encoding histone H2A type 1-like, whose translation MSGRGKQGGKVRAKAKTRSSRAGLQFPVGRVHRLLRKGNYAERVGAGAPVYLAAVLEYLTAEILELAGNAARDNKKTRIIPRHLQLAVRNDEELNRLLGGVTIAQGGVLPNIQAVLLPKKTESSKKSK comes from the coding sequence ATGTCCGGACGCGGCAAACAAGGAGGGAAGGTCCGTGCCAAGGCGAAGACCCGCTCATCCCGGGCAGGACTGCAGTTCCCGGTCGGTCGTGTGCACAGACTTCTCCGCAAGGGCAACTACGCTGAGAGAGTCGGCGCCGGTGCTCCGGTCTATCTGGCCgctgtgctggagtatctgaccGCGGAGATCCTGGAATTAGCCGGCAATGCCGCCCGGGACAACAAGAAGACCCGCATCATCCCCCGACACCTGCAGCTGGCGGTGCGCAATGACGAGGAGCTGAACCGGCTGCTGGGTGGGGTGACTATCGCCCAGGGGGGCGTCCTGCCCAACATCCAGGCCGTGCTGCTGCCCAAGAAGACCGAGAGCAGCAAGAAGAGCAAGTGA
- the LOC138674988 gene encoding histone H3, protein MARTKQTARKSTGGKAPRKQLATKAARKSAPATGGVKKPHRYRPGTVALREIRRYQKSTELLIRKLPFQRLVREIAQDFKTDLRFQSSAVMALQEASEAYLVGLFEDTNLCAIHAKRVTIMPKDIQLARRIRGERA, encoded by the coding sequence ATGGCCAGAACCAAGCAGACCGCCCGGAAATCCACCGGAGGGAAAGCTCCCCGCAAGCAGCTCGCCACTAAGgccgccaggaagagcgctccCGCCACTGGCGGAGTGAAGAAGCCGCATCGTTACCGCCCGGGGACAGTCGCTCTCCGTGAGATCCGCCGCTACCAGAAGTCCACCGAGCTGCTGATCCGTAAGCTTCCCTTCCAGCGCCTGGTGAGAGAGATCGCCCAGGACTTCAAGACCGATCTGCGCTTCCAGAGCTCGGCGGTGATGGCGCTGCAGGAGGCCAGCGAGGCTTATCTGGTGGGGCTGTTCGAGGACACCAACCTGTGCGCCATCCATGCCAAGAGGGTCACCATCATGCCCAAAGACATCCAGCTGGCCCGCCGGATCCGCGGGGAGAGAGCCTAG